The Pricia mediterranea genome includes a window with the following:
- a CDS encoding DUF4347 domain-containing protein has translation MHLFKKNRIPIFIFLLTASFTYAQSKDLVVIDSEYAEKGKVLALLPGSEVLELNSNSNPWEKIRVGLENNKNLNTVHLFVESSYNAILMGGTSYSIETLNNEFELSMMEGLYSGTNYQLLIYSCNLASNEEGIELLNYIGQRAYMNVASGADCSSVFDAGFAFNFQSLDSSLSPSIFQN, from the coding sequence ATGCACCTCTTCAAAAAAAATCGGATTCCAATCTTCATTTTCCTTCTTACAGCTTCATTCACCTACGCCCAATCCAAGGACCTGGTAGTAATCGATTCCGAATACGCCGAGAAAGGAAAAGTGCTGGCCCTACTCCCCGGATCGGAAGTACTAGAACTAAACTCCAATTCCAATCCCTGGGAAAAAATACGTGTAGGCCTCGAAAACAATAAAAACTTGAATACGGTTCACCTTTTCGTGGAATCGAGCTATAACGCCATATTAATGGGAGGCACCTCCTATAGTATTGAAACGCTCAATAACGAGTTCGAATTGAGCATGATGGAAGGTCTGTATAGCGGCACGAACTACCAACTGCTGATATACTCCTGTAATTTGGCCTCTAACGAAGAAGGAATCGAACTATTGAACTACATCGGCCAGCGGGCCTATATGAATGTAGCCTCCGGTGCGGATTGCTCATCGGTATTCGATGCCGGTTTCGCCTTCAATTTCCAATCCCTCGACAGCTCATTGTCCCCTTCCATATTCCAAAATTAA
- a CDS encoding pirin family protein: MKTKTVELVAAPKTPHFVGDGFRVHNFIPSGFRMDMQRMNPFIMLDYNSTYEFPPSDTPRGVGVHPHKGFETVTIAYKGKVAHHDSSGGGGVIGEGDVQWMTAAKGVLHKEYHEEEWSKTGGDFQMVQLWVNLPAEDKKSDPKYQAIKYADINRYELADEAGNIEVIAGEYQGVKGSASTFTPIHMFNAKLNKGGKADFQFPSEYNTLLLALEGSVKVNGESAVPTDHLALMANDGESFDIEATDDAVVLVLSGEPIDEPVAAQGPFVMNTREELKQAFNDFNTGKFGYLEG, encoded by the coding sequence ATGAAAACAAAAACAGTAGAATTGGTAGCAGCCCCGAAAACGCCGCATTTTGTCGGCGACGGGTTTAGGGTACACAACTTTATTCCAAGCGGATTTCGGATGGACATGCAGCGCATGAACCCTTTTATTATGTTGGACTATAATTCAACCTACGAATTCCCGCCTTCCGATACTCCGAGGGGAGTCGGGGTACATCCACATAAAGGCTTCGAGACCGTGACCATAGCATACAAGGGCAAGGTTGCCCATCACGATAGCAGTGGTGGCGGAGGTGTCATTGGGGAAGGCGACGTGCAATGGATGACCGCGGCAAAAGGAGTGCTGCACAAAGAATATCATGAAGAGGAATGGAGCAAGACGGGCGGCGATTTTCAAATGGTACAGCTTTGGGTCAACCTTCCCGCTGAGGATAAGAAATCCGATCCAAAATATCAGGCCATAAAATACGCGGACATCAACCGTTACGAACTGGCCGACGAAGCAGGGAATATTGAGGTCATCGCCGGTGAGTACCAAGGGGTCAAAGGCTCCGCCAGTACGTTCACGCCGATCCATATGTTCAATGCCAAATTGAACAAGGGAGGAAAAGCTGATTTTCAGTTTCCGTCCGAATACAATACGCTGCTGTTGGCGCTCGAGGGAAGTGTTAAGGTCAACGGAGAGTCGGCGGTGCCCACGGACCATTTGGCTTTAATGGCCAACGATGGTGAAAGCTTTGACATAGAAGCTACGGACGATGCCGTAGTGTTGGTATTGAGCGGGGAACCCATCGACGAGCCCGTTGCCGCGCAAGGGCCCTTTGTCATGAACACCCGGGAAGAGCTGAAACAGGCCTTCAACGATTTCAATACCGGAAAGTTCGGGTATTTGGAGGGATGA
- a CDS encoding DUF998 domain-containing protein — protein MGSPKLSVLGLGGALAPILFSSVTLVGAYMRPEYSHLDNFISELGATDTPNADIMNFIGFIPSGLLFVLFAISLLLFYARTTLAKAGTILLIVFGLGMALAGIYSCDPGCPPHGSPETTIHDQISAVTFISAIFGIVLLGISFKSSTPFKKLRNYSILSGIVAAILLVIMIDSFESRALTGIWQRLLLLTIFLWTTIIGSSIYDINKDW, from the coding sequence ATGGGAAGTCCGAAATTAAGCGTACTGGGTCTAGGAGGAGCTTTGGCTCCGATACTTTTTTCAAGTGTAACTTTGGTTGGCGCATATATGCGTCCTGAGTACAGTCATCTGGATAATTTTATCAGTGAACTAGGGGCAACCGATACCCCAAACGCTGATATAATGAATTTTATCGGTTTTATCCCTTCGGGATTGCTTTTCGTCCTTTTTGCCATTTCCTTATTGTTATTTTATGCAAGAACGACCCTAGCAAAGGCAGGAACGATTTTGCTTATAGTCTTCGGCCTCGGTATGGCCTTGGCGGGAATATACTCTTGCGATCCGGGCTGTCCGCCCCATGGTTCTCCGGAAACTACAATCCACGATCAGATTTCTGCAGTGACCTTTATTTCAGCAATTTTTGGCATTGTCTTATTGGGCATATCATTTAAAAGTTCGACCCCCTTTAAAAAGCTCCGGAATTATTCCATACTATCAGGAATTGTTGCAGCAATATTATTGGTCATCATGATAGATTCTTTCGAGTCACGGGCACTCACTGGAATTTGGCAGCGATTACTTTTATTGACGATTTTCCTTTGGACAACGATTATTGGAAGCTCTATATATGACATCAATAAAGATTGGTAA
- a CDS encoding gliding motility-associated C-terminal domain-containing protein — protein sequence MKNLVHLSIIWILLLFTSLTVAQTVDMKVQQGPNIDVMVTVGSAQLDLSTFENDLEQALTNKGLPLGKLRVEAFQRSTISSDQADASDIFNSWNKMDFNGAEPPNPHNYLGSAGGGPYNGPYFTFDNGTNQILADPVARNSGNYGVAVYDPTGDVSDGSVSATFGLSGDPYTHAEVGFIFRKVDNDNFYAYIIDNHTACGNLMNYAPGDGFPAEAILKRENGVTTILAVNTNSGRTGTATYGWDENRADMFGAFYNGQKIDFKIDMSDTNIKISRRGGGGSAGSGWIESFNINDNTFASGSYGFYVHEQQNAYFKDIEIEKLELRAFKDVLREPQWRNSALRFNVNLDDLEVADFNNDSDLSEILMRTINEDIHYIGWGVDGNKTQFERFVSQNNSKGTFINRSNGSYSGWIGDMAQYIHDQYQFGTVTAGNYFIAGTSVEIDVTPPELKTNTVNASYPSGRWKITHDETFFSNNSGKVSWNGLYLEDVPEYYEKTGKYDFTFEDLPTAPTTLFFHRKPLASFTYSPGSGTINNTSYDLDGGANNGIAQSEWKWKPVDAQAANDWTDGQFDPFSVANGQYLIMLRVQDHQGTWSKPASVYVEKSGNSAGNEDLPLAQFNILPDVLSTYTGNMDITIDNNSSDPYGRTLTTEEWIVTKRVYDNDGNPINTEIHNSGTPLTDFSSYNNESAEYIISLRTQTDTGVWSLPFYRTLTIIDDDVSPTINASPAGGSITTDDSIQLTFQDEASGSGFDVQKYVLLQNATPPANEDPSWSSWSNSQSKSVSFSSGGSGWYIHSRAKDNAGNEETTSFGPYALTLVVSAEDDLALTDEDTASDPIDVLFNDKYDKINTPVVTITAQGTKGTAAVELDNTIVYTPAENETGTDRITYELDDNGTTATAEITISIQAVDDLPVAVGESFDLDENATLNQDVSTNDIEVDGDARTYYEMDGPSHASSFTFNTDGTFTYIHNGDEVATDSFTYRFEDANSFSNTVTATLNITLLNDAPEGGNASLEVIEDVAFGFSASDFTFTDDDLNDAFNGIQIFSLPAKGSLMYDGAPVSANDMINDVTKLYFTTANGEFGANYSSFLFKVKDLSDAVSATAYSAAISALEDFDGDGVPDRDDDDEDGDGTPNAEDDFPRDPSEDTDTDGDGTGDNEDTDDDDDGTPDSEDAFPKDPNEVTDTDGDGTGDNEDTDDDGDGTPDREDAFPKDPNEDTDTDGDGTGDNEDTDDDGDGTPDSEDAFPKDSSEDTDTDGDGTGDNEDTDDDGDGTPDNEDAFPKDSSEDTDTDGDGTGDNEDTDDDGDGTPDSEDAFPKDSSEDTDTDGDGTGDNEDTDDDGDGTPDSEDAFPKNPDEDTDTDGDGTGDNEDTDDDGDGTPDSEDAFPKNPDEDTDTDGDGTGDNEDTDDDGDGTPDSEDAFPKDSSEDTDTDGDGTGDNEDTDDDGDGTPDSEDAFPKDSDESKDSDGDGIGDNFDTDDDNDGQEDIDSDGDGTGDTVDDDDDNDGIVDSEDAFPLNPDESTDTDGDGIGDNSDEDDDNDGYPDEVEVQQGTDSKDSNSNPMDTDGDGIPDAIDEDDDNDGVADSDDDFPTDDKPVLKPAEAFTPNGDGNNDTWMVPGIDNYPNAKVTVYNRWGHEVFTAVNYRNDWNGNRGSSSKLLPPGSYLYTIELGNGSKPHRGWIFINY from the coding sequence ATGAAAAACCTGGTCCACCTATCCATTATTTGGATATTACTACTATTTACAAGTTTGACCGTGGCACAGACCGTGGATATGAAGGTTCAACAAGGACCCAACATCGACGTTATGGTAACCGTCGGTTCAGCGCAACTTGATTTGAGCACCTTCGAAAACGACCTTGAACAAGCCCTTACCAACAAGGGACTTCCTTTAGGAAAACTGCGGGTAGAGGCCTTTCAACGAAGCACTATCTCTTCCGATCAGGCCGATGCCAGCGACATTTTTAACAGCTGGAATAAAATGGACTTTAACGGTGCCGAACCTCCCAACCCCCATAATTATCTTGGCAGTGCAGGAGGAGGGCCTTATAACGGACCCTATTTCACCTTTGACAACGGCACCAACCAGATTTTAGCGGACCCTGTAGCCAGGAACTCAGGCAATTATGGAGTAGCAGTGTACGATCCTACGGGAGACGTATCGGACGGTAGTGTTTCCGCCACATTTGGTCTCTCTGGTGACCCATATACCCATGCAGAAGTAGGTTTTATTTTTCGGAAAGTAGATAACGACAATTTCTACGCCTATATCATCGATAACCATACAGCCTGTGGAAATCTAATGAATTATGCTCCTGGAGATGGTTTTCCTGCGGAAGCAATTTTAAAAAGAGAAAACGGGGTGACCACAATTCTAGCCGTAAACACGAATAGCGGAAGGACTGGAACAGCTACTTATGGATGGGACGAGAACAGAGCCGATATGTTTGGCGCCTTTTACAACGGTCAGAAAATCGATTTCAAAATTGACATGTCCGACACTAACATAAAAATCTCCCGTAGAGGAGGCGGTGGCAGTGCCGGTAGCGGTTGGATCGAGTCTTTTAATATTAACGATAACACATTTGCCTCCGGAAGTTATGGCTTCTACGTTCACGAACAACAAAACGCGTATTTCAAAGATATTGAAATAGAGAAACTGGAACTCAGGGCGTTCAAAGACGTACTACGCGAGCCCCAATGGCGAAACAGTGCCCTACGGTTTAACGTCAACCTGGATGATCTCGAAGTGGCCGATTTCAATAACGATTCGGACCTATCGGAGATTTTAATGCGAACGATAAACGAAGACATCCACTACATCGGGTGGGGCGTGGATGGAAACAAAACCCAATTCGAAAGATTTGTATCCCAAAACAATAGTAAGGGTACTTTCATCAACAGAAGTAATGGCAGCTATAGCGGATGGATAGGGGATATGGCCCAATACATCCATGATCAATATCAATTCGGCACCGTAACCGCCGGAAATTATTTTATTGCCGGCACCTCGGTAGAAATAGATGTAACCCCGCCCGAACTCAAGACCAATACGGTGAATGCCAGCTATCCCAGTGGGAGATGGAAGATCACCCATGATGAAACCTTCTTTTCCAACAACAGCGGAAAAGTCTCTTGGAACGGACTCTATTTAGAAGACGTACCTGAATACTATGAAAAAACCGGTAAGTATGACTTCACCTTCGAAGACCTGCCTACGGCTCCGACCACCCTCTTTTTTCACAGAAAACCTTTGGCAAGCTTCACTTATAGTCCGGGTTCCGGAACCATCAACAACACCTCTTATGATCTAGATGGTGGGGCCAACAATGGCATTGCCCAGTCAGAATGGAAGTGGAAGCCCGTAGATGCGCAGGCCGCTAACGATTGGACCGATGGTCAGTTCGACCCCTTCTCGGTAGCCAATGGTCAATACCTCATCATGTTAAGAGTTCAGGACCATCAGGGAACATGGAGTAAACCCGCAAGTGTCTATGTGGAAAAATCAGGAAATTCCGCAGGCAACGAGGATCTGCCGCTGGCGCAGTTCAATATTCTACCGGACGTGCTCTCTACCTACACGGGCAACATGGACATTACCATAGACAACAACTCTTCCGACCCTTACGGAAGAACCCTGACGACGGAAGAATGGATCGTTACAAAAAGAGTTTACGATAATGACGGGAACCCCATAAATACCGAAATCCATAATTCGGGAACCCCTTTGACCGATTTTTCGTCCTACAACAATGAAAGTGCGGAATACATCATCAGTTTACGAACACAGACCGATACTGGAGTGTGGTCATTACCGTTCTATAGAACCTTGACCATTATCGATGATGACGTAAGTCCGACGATAAATGCGTCCCCTGCCGGTGGCAGTATTACGACAGACGACAGCATTCAGCTGACCTTTCAGGATGAGGCTTCGGGTAGCGGTTTTGATGTGCAAAAGTATGTACTGCTTCAAAACGCTACGCCACCAGCAAATGAAGACCCCAGCTGGAGCTCCTGGAGCAATAGCCAATCAAAGTCGGTGTCTTTCTCCTCCGGTGGAAGTGGTTGGTATATCCATTCAAGGGCCAAAGACAATGCGGGCAACGAAGAAACCACTTCATTCGGACCCTATGCGCTCACTTTGGTCGTATCGGCCGAAGATGACCTCGCCCTTACGGATGAAGATACCGCATCAGATCCTATAGATGTACTGTTCAACGACAAGTATGATAAAATCAACACCCCGGTCGTAACTATTACCGCTCAGGGCACAAAAGGTACTGCCGCCGTAGAACTTGATAATACCATTGTATATACCCCTGCAGAGAATGAAACCGGTACCGACCGTATCACCTACGAACTAGACGATAATGGGACCACGGCCACAGCCGAAATTACGATTTCCATTCAAGCGGTAGATGACCTTCCGGTGGCCGTTGGCGAAAGTTTCGATCTCGATGAAAATGCGACCTTGAATCAAGACGTATCGACCAATGACATAGAAGTCGATGGCGACGCCAGAACCTATTACGAAATGGACGGTCCCTCGCACGCAAGTTCATTTACCTTTAATACTGACGGGACATTCACCTATATACATAACGGGGACGAGGTCGCGACGGATAGTTTCACCTATCGTTTTGAGGATGCAAATTCATTTTCGAATACAGTTACCGCAACGCTGAACATCACCTTGTTGAACGATGCCCCTGAAGGTGGGAATGCATCACTGGAAGTAATCGAAGATGTAGCTTTCGGTTTTTCGGCGTCCGATTTTACCTTCACCGACGATGACCTCAACGATGCCTTCAACGGTATCCAGATCTTTAGTCTTCCTGCGAAAGGCAGCTTGATGTACGACGGGGCACCAGTTTCGGCCAATGACATGATCAACGATGTCACCAAGTTATACTTTACGACCGCCAATGGAGAATTCGGAGCAAACTATTCCAGCTTTTTATTTAAGGTAAAGGACCTTTCCGACGCGGTCAGCGCAACCGCTTATAGCGCGGCCATCTCCGCGCTGGAAGATTTCGACGGTGACGGAGTACCTGACAGGGATGACGATGACGAAGATGGGGACGGTACCCCGAATGCCGAGGACGACTTCCCAAGAGACCCTAGTGAGGATACCGATACCGACGGGGACGGCACCGGCGACAACGAGGATACCGACGACGACGACGACGGAACGCCCGACAGTGAGGACGCATTTCCGAAGGACCCCAACGAGGTAACCGACACGGACGGCGACGGCACCGGCGACAACGAGGATACCGATGACGACGGCGACGGAACGCCCGACAGGGAGGACGCATTTCCGAAGGACCCCAACGAGGATACCGATACCGACGGGGACGGCACCGGCGACAACGAGGATACCGATGACGACGGCGACGGAACGCCCGACAGTGAGGATGCCTTCCCCAAGGATTCCAGCGAGGATACCGACACGGACGGGGACGGCACCGGTGACAACGAGGATACCGATGACGACGGCGATGGAACGCCCGACAATGAGGATGCCTTTCCCAAGGACTCCAGCGAGGACACCGATACCGACGGGGACGGCACCGGCGACAACGAGGATACCGATGATGACGGCGACGGAACGCCAGACAGCGAGGACGCCTTCCCCAAGGATTCCAGCGAGGATACCGACACCGACGGGGACGGCACCGGCGACAACGAGGATACCGATGACGACGGCGACGGAACGCCCGATAGTGAGGACGCCTTCCCAAAAAATCCAGATGAGGATACCGATACCGATGGGGACGGAACCGGCGACAACGAGGATACCGACGACGACGGCGACGGAACGCCCGATAGCGAGGACGCCTTCCCAAAAAATCCAGATGAGGATACCGATACCGATGGGGACGGCACCGGCGACAACGAGGATACCGATGACGACGGCGACGGTACGCCCGACAGCGAGGACGCCTTCCCCAAGGATTCCAGCGAGGATACCGACACGGACGGCGACGGCACCGGCGATAACGAGGATACCGATGACGACGGCGACGGAACGCCAGACAGCGAGGACGCCTTCCCCAAGGATTCCGACGAATCTAAAGACAGTGATGGAGATGGCATAGGTGACAACTTCGATACCGACGATGATAACGATGGCCAAGAAGATATCGATTCCGATGGCGACGGTACCGGCGATACAGTCGATGACGATGACGACAATGATGGTATCGTCGACAGCGAAGATGCATTTCCGTTGAATCCCGACGAGTCCACCGATACGGACGGTGACGGAATCGGGGACAACAGTGATGAAGACGACGATAACGATGGATATCCCGATGAGGTAGAGGTTCAGCAGGGCACTGATTCCAAAGATTCGAACAGTAACCCTATGGACACCGATGGCGATGGAATACCGGATGCCATTGATGAAGATGATGATAATGACGGCGTGGCCGATAGCGACGATGATTTCCCTACTGACGACAAGCCCGTATTAAAACCTGCGGAAGCGTTCACGCCCAACGGCGATGGCAACAACGATACATGGATGGTTCCCGGTATCGATAATTATCCCAATGCCAAGGTAACGGTTTATAATCGATGGGGACACGAGGTCTTTACCGCGGTCAATTACAGAAACGACTGGAACGGCAACCGGGGCTCAAGTTCTAAATTGCTACCGCCGGGCTCTTACCTCTACACCATTGAGTTGGGCAACGGAAGCAAACCCCATAGAGGTTGGATATTCATCAATTATTAA
- a CDS encoding uracil-DNA glycosylase family protein — protein sequence MKRNHLHDRSSRPKETFSAAKSVLLRSGEPSQEHRKNCVDLDAETIRNIEKNLGLTFVPENGEAGNVCLARSPEVRDEYRETFQRQDILDYVYAVVHSPRYLKKNKELSNNDTYKISYPNDQDRFWMLAGLGAQLRQLHRSDSVTAVKKPSREAQDIIQTIADIEKSFANQVIDFHSHLRLTKSLPKEIKVLNPFQENEEVLSILFTFYRKFYDDRNPRKLILGINPGRLGAGVTGIPFTDTKRLSEICGIKMETLTTHEPSSVFIYDLIEKYGGPEKFYGRYYINSVCPLGFVQENKKGNWVNCNYYDYKSLFLALKEFIISSLRTQIDFGIDTGTCYVLGKKNAQFLTLINDEMQFFDSIVAFDHPRYIVQYKSKYKQDYLARYLRELT from the coding sequence TTGAAACGAAACCATCTCCATGACCGCTCGTCACGTCCGAAGGAAACCTTCTCGGCGGCCAAGAGCGTGCTCCTTCGATCGGGGGAACCTTCGCAAGAACACAGAAAAAATTGTGTTGACCTCGATGCCGAAACCATTAGAAATATCGAGAAAAATTTGGGACTGACCTTTGTTCCAGAAAATGGGGAGGCCGGAAACGTGTGTCTGGCCCGCAGCCCAGAAGTCCGCGATGAGTACAGGGAGACGTTTCAGCGTCAAGATATCTTGGACTATGTTTACGCCGTGGTGCATTCTCCCCGATACCTTAAGAAAAATAAGGAATTGTCGAATAACGATACCTATAAAATATCCTATCCCAACGATCAAGACCGTTTTTGGATGTTGGCGGGTCTGGGCGCGCAACTAAGACAACTACATAGGTCGGATTCGGTAACTGCTGTCAAGAAGCCGTCCAGAGAGGCACAAGACATTATCCAAACGATAGCTGACATCGAAAAATCCTTTGCAAACCAGGTCATTGATTTTCATTCTCACTTGCGCTTGACCAAAAGTCTTCCCAAGGAGATAAAAGTGCTGAATCCCTTTCAGGAAAACGAGGAAGTCCTAAGCATTCTCTTTACTTTTTATAGAAAATTCTACGATGACCGGAACCCAAGGAAATTGATTCTCGGAATCAATCCTGGACGATTGGGGGCGGGGGTAACGGGCATTCCCTTTACCGATACCAAAAGGCTATCCGAAATATGTGGTATAAAAATGGAAACCTTGACCACGCATGAACCTTCTTCCGTATTCATTTACGACCTGATCGAAAAGTACGGGGGTCCCGAGAAATTCTACGGCCGGTACTACATCAACTCCGTTTGTCCGCTTGGTTTTGTGCAAGAGAACAAAAAAGGCAATTGGGTCAATTGCAATTACTATGACTATAAGTCGCTTTTTCTAGCCCTCAAGGAGTTTATCATATCCAGCCTTCGAACGCAGATCGATTTCGGAATCGACACGGGGACCTGCTACGTGCTGGGCAAGAAAAACGCCCAATTCCTCACCCTCATCAATGACGAGATGCAGTTTTTTGATTCCATTGTAGCTTTTGACCATCCAAGATATATCGTACAATATAAGTCCAAATACAAGCAAGACTACCTTGCCCGTTACCTGCGAGAGTTGACTTGA
- a CDS encoding PorP/SprF family type IX secretion system membrane protein codes for MKITNIYAALLLLSIISIGTLSAQQDPNYTFYRYNMNLINPAFAGASGGTDIGLNVRSQWAGIEGAPETQSLVFGTPAGKNVGLGVSIVNDKTFIETQTSISADFSYKLALSEDTDLYLGLKGGFTSYDVNTQGLVTYGIQQDMSLMDIDGRFTPNFGAGAYLKHESYFISFSVPKILTPKRLERNDGEARLGADKVHLYLAGGYDFPLNENLVLKPSTLLKYVSTSPLSFDLTTLLEIKEKFGLGAAYRLSESVSGLFIYKLNWVDLGYAYEIPLESQVRDGGGTHEIMMHLKF; via the coding sequence ATGAAGATTACTAATATATACGCCGCCTTGTTGCTGTTATCTATAATATCGATAGGCACGCTTTCGGCACAACAAGACCCTAACTATACCTTCTACCGCTATAACATGAACCTGATCAACCCGGCTTTCGCCGGAGCTTCGGGGGGTACCGATATTGGACTGAACGTCAGGAGCCAGTGGGCCGGCATAGAAGGAGCGCCTGAAACCCAAAGCCTCGTTTTCGGAACGCCCGCGGGTAAAAATGTAGGTCTGGGTGTTTCCATTGTGAACGATAAGACCTTTATTGAGACCCAAACCTCGATATCGGCCGATTTTTCCTATAAACTGGCACTGAGCGAGGATACCGACCTATACTTGGGACTCAAAGGTGGTTTCACTTCCTACGATGTCAATACCCAAGGCCTTGTGACCTATGGCATTCAGCAAGACATGTCATTGATGGACATCGATGGTCGGTTCACTCCCAATTTTGGAGCAGGGGCCTATTTGAAGCATGAAAGCTATTTTATTTCGTTCTCCGTACCTAAGATCCTGACCCCGAAGCGTCTTGAACGAAATGACGGAGAGGCCAGATTGGGAGCCGATAAGGTGCATCTCTATCTGGCCGGCGGATACGACTTTCCCCTGAACGAGAACTTGGTGCTGAAGCCAAGCACGCTCCTGAAATATGTGAGCACGTCTCCCCTATCCTTCGATTTGACGACCCTTCTAGAGATTAAGGAAAAATTCGGACTCGGGGCCGCCTACCGGTTGAGCGAAAGTGTCAGCGGACTGTTCATCTACAAATTGAATTGGGTGGATCTGGGATATGCCTACGAAATCCCGTTGGAGAGCCAGGTCCGTGATGGCGGCGGCACCCATGAGATTATGATGCACTTGAAATTCTAA